A genomic window from Acinetobacter chinensis includes:
- the guaB gene encoding IMP dehydrogenase yields the protein MLTIVQDALTFDDVLLLPAYSTVLPKDVSLKTRLTRGIQLNIPMVSAAMDTVTESRMAIAMAQNGGIGILHKNMDISAQAAEVRRVKKFEAGMVKDPITVTPETTVRELIAITQANNISGVPVVKDGKVVGIVTGRDTRFETNLEQPVSNIMTGQDRLVTVRENESKENIQALLQKNRIEKVIVVGENNELKGLITVTDFRKAELYPNSCKDELGRLRVGAAVGTGVETPSRVEALVEAGVDAIVVDTAHGHSAGVIERVRWVKANYPQVQVIGGNIATGDAALALLDAGADAVKVGIGPGSICTTRIVAGIGMPQISAIDSVANALKDQIPLIADGGIRFSGDMAKAIGAGASTIMVGSLMAGTEEAPGEVEFFQGRYYKAYRGMGSLGAMAGATGSADRYFQDSKAGAEKLVPEGIEGRVPYKGPMGNIVHQMMGGLRSSMGYTGSATIEDLRQNAKFVKITSAGMSESHVHDVTITKEAPNYRVG from the coding sequence ATGTTGACCATCGTTCAAGACGCGCTAACCTTCGATGATGTCTTATTACTCCCTGCCTATTCTACTGTTCTCCCAAAAGATGTCTCTCTAAAGACACGCCTCACACGCGGCATTCAACTGAATATTCCCATGGTATCAGCAGCAATGGATACAGTGACTGAGTCACGTATGGCGATTGCGATGGCACAAAATGGTGGTATCGGTATTCTGCATAAAAACATGGATATTTCTGCTCAGGCTGCAGAAGTTCGCCGTGTAAAAAAATTCGAAGCAGGTATGGTGAAAGATCCTATCACTGTGACTCCTGAAACAACTGTACGTGAACTGATTGCCATTACTCAGGCAAACAACATCAGTGGTGTACCTGTTGTAAAAGACGGAAAAGTTGTCGGTATCGTAACCGGACGCGACACTCGTTTTGAAACCAATCTGGAACAGCCGGTCAGCAATATCATGACGGGTCAGGACCGTTTGGTGACTGTTCGTGAAAATGAATCCAAAGAAAACATTCAGGCGCTTCTACAGAAAAACCGCATTGAAAAAGTGATCGTTGTTGGTGAAAACAACGAACTGAAAGGTCTGATTACGGTCACAGATTTCCGTAAAGCAGAACTTTATCCAAACAGTTGTAAAGACGAATTAGGTCGTTTACGTGTGGGTGCTGCAGTTGGTACAGGTGTGGAAACACCAAGCCGTGTTGAAGCACTGGTTGAAGCTGGTGTGGATGCAATTGTGGTGGATACAGCACATGGTCATTCTGCTGGTGTGATTGAACGTGTACGCTGGGTGAAAGCAAATTATCCTCAGGTACAGGTGATTGGCGGAAATATTGCAACGGGGGATGCTGCTCTTGCATTACTTGATGCTGGTGCAGATGCGGTTAAAGTCGGTATTGGACCTGGTTCAATCTGTACAACCCGTATTGTTGCCGGTATTGGTATGCCACAGATTTCTGCAATTGACAGTGTTGCCAATGCATTAAAAGATCAGATTCCTTTAATTGCTGATGGTGGTATCCGCTTCTCAGGCGACATGGCGAAAGCGATTGGCGCTGGTGCAAGCACAATCATGGTCGGTTCACTGATGGCTGGTACTGAAGAAGCACCAGGTGAAGTTGAATTCTTCCAGGGTCGTTACTACAAAGCATACCGCGGTATGGGTTCTTTAGGTGCAATGGCTGGTGCAACAGGTTCTGCTGACCGTTACTTCCAGGACTCTAAAGCCGGTGCTGAAAAACTGGTACCAGAAGGTATTGAAGGTCGTGTGCCTTACAAAGGTCCAATGGGAAATATCGTTCATCAGATGATGGGTGGTTTACGTTCATCTATGGGGTATACCGGTTCTGCGACGATTGAAGATCTGCGTCAGAATGCAAAATTTGTGAAAATCACATCTGCAGGTATGTCTGAATCTCATGTTCATGATGTAACGATTACCAAAGAAGCGCCGAATTATCGCGTTGGTTAA
- a CDS encoding TMEM165/GDT1 family protein, whose amino-acid sequence MHEFLISTAIVALAEMGDKTQLLALLLAARFRKPVPILIAILLATLINHGLSAALGQFITTLLSPEVMMWILSLGFIAMAVWMLIPDQLDDETDSINRWQKFGVFGATFILFFLAEIGDKTQIATVALAARFDSLWWVMAGTTVGMMLANAPAVFIGNKMADRLPVSLIHKVGAAIFLIIGISTLVQHYLF is encoded by the coding sequence ATGCATGAATTTCTGATTTCCACTGCAATTGTGGCACTTGCTGAAATGGGAGATAAAACCCAGTTGCTGGCTTTACTGCTGGCGGCAAGATTTAGAAAGCCTGTTCCTATTCTTATTGCCATTCTGCTTGCAACCCTGATCAATCACGGTCTTTCTGCGGCACTGGGTCAGTTCATCACCACATTACTCAGCCCTGAAGTCATGATGTGGATTTTATCGCTTGGTTTTATTGCCATGGCGGTCTGGATGCTGATTCCGGATCAGCTGGATGATGAAACCGACAGCATTAACCGCTGGCAGAAATTTGGTGTTTTTGGTGCCACATTCATTTTATTTTTTCTGGCGGAAATCGGTGATAAAACCCAGATTGCAACGGTTGCACTCGCAGCACGCTTTGACAGTCTCTGGTGGGTCATGGCGGGTACGACGGTCGGGATGATGCTTGCCAATGCACCTGCGGTATTTATTGGAAATAAAATGGCAGACCGTTTACCTGTTTCCCTGATTCATAAGGTCGGTGCTGCAATTTTCCTGATTATCGGTATTTCCACCCTGGTTCAGCATTACCTGTTCTGA
- a CDS encoding oxygen-binding di-iron domain-containing protein, with protein MSKTTSYTLFDNGEHKCIVFTSLVKGEGVQANQFLIVNGQDGAIIDPGGDLTYTPLTMELFKYIRLDNIRYVFGSHQDPDIITSMPRWLMHTKAKIVASRLWARFLPHLNSAFTMDKMEGEWFERLIELPDEGLSLPLGQSELFSIPAHFLHSVGNFQFYDPISKVLFSGDLGASLSGDPQTPVQNFQAHIPHMKSFHQRYMCSNRVLRYWVDMVKDMDIEMIVPQHGAPFAGRESIEQLLDWLWDLPCGVDIMDKNIFRCPEKIATMG; from the coding sequence ATGTCAAAAACCACATCCTATACTTTATTTGATAATGGGGAACATAAATGCATCGTCTTTACCAGTCTGGTTAAAGGTGAGGGGGTGCAGGCCAATCAGTTTTTAATTGTGAATGGTCAGGATGGAGCAATTATTGATCCAGGGGGAGATCTGACCTATACACCGCTGACGATGGAGCTGTTTAAATATATCCGGCTGGACAATATCCGGTATGTCTTTGGTTCACATCAGGATCCTGACATTATTACCTCGATGCCCCGCTGGCTGATGCATACCAAAGCTAAAATTGTGGCATCCAGACTCTGGGCGAGGTTTTTACCTCATCTTAACTCTGCTTTTACTATGGATAAAATGGAAGGTGAATGGTTTGAGCGTCTGATTGAACTGCCAGACGAGGGATTGAGCCTGCCCCTGGGGCAAAGTGAGCTGTTCAGCATACCTGCCCATTTTTTGCATTCAGTCGGTAATTTTCAGTTTTATGATCCGATTTCCAAAGTACTGTTTTCAGGTGATCTGGGGGCATCACTTTCAGGTGATCCGCAGACTCCGGTTCAGAACTTTCAGGCGCATATTCCACACATGAAATCCTTCCACCAGCGATATATGTGTTCCAACCGTGTTCTGCGTTACTGGGTGGATATGGTGAAGGACATGGATATAGAAATGATTGTTCCGCAGCATGGAGCACCTTTTGCCGGTCGTGAATCCATTGAGCAGTTACTGGACTGGTTATGGGATCTGCCTTGTGGTGTGGATATTATGGATAAAAATATTTTCCGCTGCCCTGAGAAAATCGCGACGATGGGTTAA
- a CDS encoding M23 family metallopeptidase, whose amino-acid sequence MHLRRILLAFSFAASAASVAFADLVQLDAATANGSSEDRLEQLTKTLASGSYAEVEDIEIPATSKMSVQLREKPVELNNESIEKKYGRSAVSYSSSNPYSWLVAHPLPDMKRVSSNYGGRTMGGRAENHSGLDMSAPSGTPIYATGPGIVTKSGWGTGYGQYVEINHGNGYITRYAHASRLIARVGDRVDAGEQIANVGCTGRCTGPHLHYEVVKDGQRKNPATYLAMLP is encoded by the coding sequence ATGCATTTGCGACGTATTTTACTGGCATTTTCTTTTGCAGCATCAGCTGCGTCTGTAGCTTTTGCCGATCTGGTTCAACTTGATGCAGCAACAGCGAATGGCAGTTCAGAAGATCGTCTTGAACAGCTGACAAAAACACTGGCATCAGGCTCTTATGCTGAAGTTGAGGACATTGAAATTCCGGCAACTTCAAAAATGTCTGTTCAGCTGCGTGAAAAACCTGTTGAACTGAATAATGAAAGTATTGAAAAGAAATATGGCAGATCTGCCGTCAGTTATTCTTCCTCAAATCCGTATTCGTGGCTGGTTGCCCATCCTTTACCTGATATGAAGCGTGTCAGCTCAAACTATGGTGGTCGTACCATGGGCGGTCGTGCTGAAAACCATTCGGGTCTGGATATGTCTGCGCCAAGTGGCACACCTATTTATGCGACAGGTCCTGGTATCGTCACCAAGTCAGGTTGGGGTACAGGTTATGGTCAGTATGTTGAAATTAATCATGGTAATGGTTATATCACCCGTTATGCGCACGCATCGCGCCTGATTGCCCGTGTTGGTGACCGTGTGGACGCTGGTGAGCAGATTGCCAATGTAGGCTGTACAGGTCGCTGTACAGGCCCTCATCTTCATTATGAAGTAGTGAAGGACGGTCAGCGTAAGAATCCAGCGACCTACCTGGCTATGTTGCCTTAA
- a CDS encoding 2-oxo acid dehydrogenase subunit E2 yields the protein MQIKTPDIGVDKATVAEILVKVGDTIAVDDSIVLLESDKASVEVPSTVAGVVKSITVSEGDEVSEGAVLVEVESADAAVADEAPVSSEAAQEVAAETVKAEPAAEAKAPVTASASAQVVDVKVPDIGVEKALVGEILVQVGDEIAVDDSIVVVESDKATVEVPSTVAGTVESITVKEGDTVKEGVVLITVKTASAGNDTAQPVSTPAEQASAPVAEVKQEQPASAQAGSVDVTVPDLGVDKATVSEILVKVGDQVEKDQSLVVAESDKASVEVPSTVAGVVKAIHVELNQSVSQGAALVTIEAQGSAVAEKPQPAPAEKKSEPVAAKTAEAQPAVKTDVSAPAQTEKLSKEQQAENAKVYAGPAVRKLARELGVVLAQVKASGPHERLMKDDVFAYVKGRLTAPQATAVAAAAPVASGLPSLPDFSAFGGGEVAPMTRLQQVSVPQLSLNNFIPQVTQFDLADITELEAWRGELKGKFKQDGISLTILAFIAKAVAFLLKEEPYFAGHLADDQKGVLLRNEIHMGIAVATPDGLTVPVLRNPDQKSIKQIAIELGELSKKARDKKLSPKDLQGANFTITSLGSIGGTAFTPLVNWPQVAILGISPATMQPVWNGEGFDPKLMLPLSLSYDHRVINGADAARFTNKLTKLLADIRNILL from the coding sequence ATGCAAATTAAAACTCCTGATATTGGTGTGGATAAAGCCACCGTTGCAGAAATACTGGTCAAAGTAGGCGATACAATTGCTGTGGATGACAGTATTGTCCTGCTTGAGTCAGATAAAGCTTCAGTTGAAGTACCCAGTACTGTGGCGGGTGTGGTGAAAAGTATTACGGTATCTGAAGGAGATGAAGTCTCTGAAGGTGCAGTGCTGGTTGAGGTTGAATCTGCTGATGCCGCAGTTGCAGATGAAGCACCTGTTTCATCAGAAGCAGCTCAGGAAGTTGCAGCTGAAACAGTAAAAGCTGAACCTGCCGCTGAAGCAAAAGCGCCTGTAACTGCGTCAGCATCTGCACAGGTTGTGGATGTTAAAGTCCCTGATATTGGTGTGGAAAAAGCACTGGTTGGAGAGATTCTGGTTCAGGTTGGTGATGAAATTGCCGTAGATGACAGCATTGTTGTGGTTGAATCCGACAAAGCAACAGTTGAAGTTCCAAGCACAGTTGCGGGTACTGTTGAAAGTATTACCGTCAAAGAAGGGGATACGGTCAAAGAAGGTGTGGTGCTGATTACAGTTAAAACAGCTTCTGCGGGTAATGATACCGCTCAGCCTGTGTCCACACCTGCAGAGCAGGCATCTGCACCGGTTGCAGAAGTGAAACAGGAACAGCCGGCATCTGCTCAGGCTGGTTCTGTGGATGTCACAGTGCCTGATCTGGGGGTGGATAAAGCTACCGTTTCAGAAATACTGGTGAAAGTTGGTGATCAGGTTGAAAAAGACCAGAGTCTGGTGGTTGCGGAGTCTGATAAAGCCTCTGTTGAAGTGCCAAGTACAGTGGCAGGTGTGGTCAAAGCTATTCATGTCGAACTGAATCAGTCGGTTTCACAGGGTGCAGCACTGGTGACTATTGAGGCTCAGGGTAGTGCCGTTGCGGAAAAACCGCAGCCAGCCCCAGCTGAGAAAAAATCTGAACCTGTTGCAGCTAAAACTGCTGAAGCACAGCCTGCAGTGAAGACAGATGTGTCAGCACCTGCGCAGACTGAAAAACTCAGCAAAGAACAGCAGGCTGAAAATGCCAAAGTGTATGCCGGTCCTGCGGTGCGTAAACTGGCGCGTGAACTTGGTGTTGTTCTGGCTCAGGTCAAAGCATCCGGTCCACATGAACGTCTGATGAAAGACGATGTCTTTGCTTATGTCAAAGGTCGTCTGACTGCACCACAGGCGACAGCTGTTGCTGCGGCAGCACCTGTTGCATCAGGTTTACCGTCATTGCCTGATTTCAGCGCATTTGGTGGTGGTGAAGTCGCGCCAATGACGCGTTTACAGCAAGTGTCTGTGCCCCAGCTGTCACTGAATAACTTTATTCCACAGGTCACTCAGTTTGATCTGGCTGATATTACTGAGCTTGAAGCATGGCGTGGTGAGCTGAAAGGCAAATTTAAACAGGATGGCATCAGTTTAACCATTCTGGCTTTCATTGCAAAAGCGGTGGCATTCCTGCTCAAAGAAGAGCCGTATTTTGCAGGTCATCTAGCAGATGATCAGAAAGGCGTACTGTTACGTAACGAAATTCATATGGGGATTGCTGTAGCAACACCAGATGGGCTGACCGTACCGGTACTGCGTAATCCTGATCAGAAGTCGATTAAACAGATCGCAATTGAACTGGGTGAGCTGAGTAAAAAAGCACGTGATAAGAAACTTTCACCGAAAGACTTACAGGGTGCCAACTTTACTATTACCAGCCTCGGCTCCATTGGTGGTACAGCATTTACCCCACTTGTGAACTGGCCTCAGGTGGCGATTCTGGGGATTTCTCCTGCGACCATGCAACCTGTATGGAATGGTGAAGGTTTTGATCCGAAGCTGATGTTGCCATTGTCCCTGTCATACGATCACCGTGTGATTAATGGTGCGGACGCAGCCCGTTTTACCAATAAACTGACGAAACTGCTGGCAGACATCCGTAATATTCTGCTTTAA
- a CDS encoding YkgJ family cysteine cluster protein, whose product MLSQVPTQDACLSCGACCAYFRVSFYWAEGMPMPDSYTEPLSAVYSCMKGTNQKNPRCIALNGEVGQAVSCGIYEARSSSCKEVQIADAQCNKARRAHNMIPFVEVLPDDSVNDDDFDQVC is encoded by the coding sequence ATGTTATCTCAGGTACCGACACAGGATGCATGTCTCAGCTGTGGCGCTTGCTGCGCCTATTTCAGGGTTTCGTTTTACTGGGCAGAGGGCATGCCAATGCCTGATTCCTATACGGAACCGCTGTCAGCTGTATATTCCTGCATGAAAGGTACCAATCAGAAAAATCCTCGCTGTATCGCCCTGAATGGTGAAGTTGGTCAGGCAGTCAGCTGTGGGATTTATGAAGCCAGGAGTTCCTCCTGTAAAGAAGTACAGATTGCAGATGCGCAGTGCAATAAAGCACGACGGGCGCATAACATGATTCCTTTTGTGGAAGTGCTGCCTGATGACTCGGTCAACGACGATGATTTTGATCAGGTCTGTTAA
- a CDS encoding DUF721 domain-containing protein, giving the protein MSEPVNPFQQTRKHIKTGNLTFLSKQVTAWQKLTKIIQPLLPQPEQWQVVCYQHGILTLTGENQAMISQLGYLQKQYISVLSQIDELHDLHKIQVRLRFQPKASPKSDIPATPLDQETQDMLHGAADFVNDPKLSQALRRLARNKK; this is encoded by the coding sequence ATGTCAGAACCCGTCAATCCGTTTCAGCAAACAAGAAAACACATAAAAACAGGAAACTTAACGTTTCTTTCAAAGCAAGTGACTGCATGGCAGAAACTTACAAAAATTATTCAACCCTTGCTGCCCCAACCAGAGCAATGGCAGGTTGTTTGTTATCAACACGGTATTCTGACATTAACGGGCGAAAATCAGGCTATGATCAGTCAGCTCGGTTATCTTCAGAAACAGTATATTTCTGTATTGTCACAAATAGATGAATTACATGATCTGCATAAAATACAGGTCAGGTTAAGATTTCAGCCTAAGGCAAGCCCTAAATCAGATATCCCTGCAACTCCACTTGATCAGGAAACCCAGGACATGCTGCATGGTGCTGCTGACTTTGTGAACGACCCTAAGCTTAGCCAGGCATTGCGTCGTTTGGCAAGAAATAAAAAGTAA
- the aceE gene encoding pyruvate dehydrogenase (acetyl-transferring), homodimeric type has protein sequence MAFYGDTDAQETQEWQDAFDSVLQHMGTERAAFLLEKLYQQAIAKHVPIQRLNTPYLNTISVEESPAMPGDQDMERRIRALIRWNALAMVLRANRTGDDLGGHLASFASSATLYDVGFNHFFRANSDSFGGDMIYYQGHCAPGIYARSFLEGRLTEDQLNNFRREVGGQGLSSYPHPYLMPDYWQFPTVSMGLGPIMSIYQAHIQKYLMNRGLIKEEDRKVWAYLGDGEMDEPESLGAISLAGREKLDNLIWVVNCNLQRLDGPVRGNGKIIQELESVFRGAGWRVIKVVWGRHWDSLLDKDTTGALKSRMEEAVDGDYQRYQVKGGAYTREKFFGQYPETAEMVKNLSDEDIDNLNRGGHDPYKVYAAYAAAMTSNGQPTVILAKTVKGYGLSDEIEAVNKTHQIKKMQIDSLKYVRDRFNLPFTDDQLQDVPLYRPSENSPEIKYMKARRESLGGYLPARRKESEALAIPELSAFDAVLKGSAGKEQSTTMVMVRLIAALLKDKAIKDRVVPIVPDEARTFGLEGMFRQLGIYAAHGQKYTPEDQEQLMNYREAKDGHMLQEGINEAGAMSAWSALGTSYSTNNLPMIPMYMYYSMFGFQRIGDIAWAAGDSQAQGFLLGATAGRTTLNGEGLQHQDGHSHILANTIPNCVSYDPCFGYELAVIVHDGLQRMYVNQERVFYYLTVMNENYEHPEMPEGVEEGIKRGMYQLEQDSKATVQLLGSGVILREVIKAAKILRDEYQIHSNVWSVTSYNELARDGMAVEEYNRLHPLEDGKESWVSQQLRGTDGIVVSATDHMRAYSEQIRAYLPDSRPFVALGTDGYGRSDTRGNLRSYFGVDAAHIVVATLKKLADEGEVDARLVKDAISSFELDVDRPVAWLPQAHPSVQEVAAYAEPAEEK, from the coding sequence ATGGCGTTTTACGGTGATACTGACGCGCAGGAAACACAGGAATGGCAAGATGCCTTTGATTCAGTTTTACAGCACATGGGGACAGAGCGAGCGGCTTTTCTGTTGGAAAAGCTGTATCAGCAGGCAATTGCAAAGCATGTTCCTATTCAGCGACTGAATACTCCTTACTTAAATACGATTTCGGTAGAAGAATCTCCTGCCATGCCTGGCGATCAGGATATGGAGCGTCGTATTCGCGCCCTGATCCGCTGGAATGCACTGGCGATGGTACTGCGTGCTAACAGAACAGGCGATGACCTGGGCGGGCACCTTGCAAGTTTCGCATCTTCTGCAACATTGTACGATGTAGGTTTTAACCATTTCTTCCGTGCCAACAGCGACAGCTTTGGCGGTGACATGATCTATTACCAGGGGCACTGTGCACCGGGTATTTATGCACGTTCATTTCTGGAAGGTCGTTTAACTGAAGATCAGCTGAATAATTTCCGTCGTGAAGTCGGTGGTCAGGGGCTTTCAAGTTATCCGCACCCATATCTGATGCCTGATTACTGGCAATTCCCAACGGTATCCATGGGTCTGGGTCCAATCATGTCGATCTATCAGGCACATATTCAGAAGTATCTGATGAACCGTGGTCTGATCAAAGAAGAGGACCGTAAAGTCTGGGCTTACCTGGGCGATGGTGAAATGGATGAGCCGGAAAGTCTCGGTGCAATTTCACTGGCAGGTCGTGAGAAGCTGGATAACCTGATCTGGGTGGTGAACTGTAACCTGCAGCGTCTGGACGGTCCTGTTCGTGGTAATGGTAAAATTATTCAGGAACTTGAGTCTGTTTTCCGTGGTGCAGGCTGGCGTGTGATTAAAGTAGTGTGGGGACGTCACTGGGACTCTTTACTCGACAAAGATACGACAGGTGCACTGAAATCCCGTATGGAAGAAGCGGTGGATGGTGATTATCAGCGTTACCAGGTGAAAGGTGGTGCATACACCCGTGAGAAATTCTTTGGGCAATATCCTGAAACTGCGGAAATGGTGAAAAACCTCAGTGATGAAGATATTGATAACCTGAACCGCGGTGGTCATGACCCATACAAAGTGTATGCAGCTTATGCAGCAGCCATGACAAGTAATGGTCAGCCTACTGTGATTCTGGCGAAGACAGTCAAAGGTTATGGTCTGTCAGATGAAATTGAAGCGGTCAATAAAACGCATCAGATCAAAAAAATGCAGATTGATTCGTTGAAATACGTCCGTGACCGTTTCAACCTGCCATTTACAGATGATCAGCTACAGGACGTTCCTCTTTATCGTCCAAGTGAAAATTCACCTGAAATAAAATACATGAAAGCGCGTCGTGAGAGTCTGGGTGGTTATTTGCCGGCACGTCGTAAAGAAAGTGAAGCACTTGCGATTCCTGAGCTTTCTGCTTTTGATGCTGTGCTGAAGGGCAGTGCAGGTAAAGAACAGTCCACCACGATGGTCATGGTTCGTTTAATTGCAGCATTGCTGAAAGATAAAGCGATCAAAGACCGTGTTGTCCCGATCGTTCCGGATGAAGCACGTACTTTCGGTCTGGAAGGCATGTTCCGTCAGCTGGGTATTTATGCTGCGCATGGTCAGAAATATACGCCTGAAGACCAGGAGCAGCTGATGAACTACCGTGAAGCGAAAGATGGTCACATGCTTCAGGAAGGGATCAATGAAGCGGGTGCAATGAGTGCCTGGTCTGCTTTGGGTACCAGTTATTCAACCAATAACCTGCCAATGATTCCGATGTACATGTATTACTCCATGTTCGGTTTCCAGCGTATCGGTGATATTGCATGGGCGGCAGGGGATTCACAGGCTCAGGGCTTCTTACTGGGTGCAACTGCAGGTCGTACCACGTTGAACGGTGAAGGTCTGCAGCATCAGGACGGTCATTCGCATATTCTGGCAAACACCATTCCAAACTGTGTGTCTTATGACCCATGTTTTGGTTATGAGCTGGCTGTGATTGTGCATGACGGTTTGCAGCGTATGTATGTCAATCAGGAACGTGTGTTCTATTACCTGACTGTGATGAACGAAAACTACGAGCATCCTGAAATGCCAGAAGGCGTGGAAGAAGGCATTAAGCGTGGTATGTATCAGCTCGAGCAGGACAGTAAGGCAACGGTTCAGTTACTGGGCTCAGGTGTGATTCTGCGTGAAGTGATCAAAGCTGCGAAAATCCTGCGTGATGAATACCAGATTCATTCCAATGTATGGAGTGTAACGAGCTATAACGAACTGGCACGTGATGGTATGGCTGTTGAAGAATATAACCGCCTGCATCCGCTGGAAGATGGTAAAGAAAGCTGGGTATCTCAGCAGTTACGTGGTACTGACGGTATTGTGGTTTCTGCAACTGATCATATGCGTGCTTACAGCGAACAGATCCGTGCTTATCTGCCAGACAGCCGTCCATTTGTGGCATTGGGTACAGATGGTTATGGCCGTTCAGATACCCGTGGCAACCTGCGCAGTTACTTCGGTGTGGATGCAGCACATATTGTTGTTGCGACACTGAAAAAACTGGCTGATGAAGGCGAAGTGGATGCCCGTCTGGTGAAAGATGCTATTTCGAGTTTTGAACTGGATGTAGACCGTCCTGTTGCATGGTTACCGCAGGCGCATCCATCAGTACAGGAAGTTGCAGCTTATGCTGAACCAGCTGAGGAGAAATAA
- a CDS encoding oxygen-binding di-iron domain-containing protein: MAFERTTSQVLFDNGTHKCISFTSLVKGEGVQANQFLIIDNERAAVLDPGGDLTYVPLTMELNKYTRLTNLDYVMASHQDPDIITSMPRWLVYTEAKIVASKLWARFLPHLNSAFMSDRMKGSWLERLIELKDGGQRIPLGESYIVAVPAHFLHSVGNFQFYDPVAKILFSGDMGASIVDDASTPLEDFESHIPKMRGFHQRYMCNNKIIRLWVSMVRSMDVEMIVPQHGNAFIGQEKINQFLDWVETLQCGTDLMDESVFTCPE; the protein is encoded by the coding sequence ATGGCTTTTGAGCGCACTACATCGCAGGTACTTTTTGATAATGGTACGCATAAATGTATCAGTTTTACCAGCCTTGTAAAGGGCGAAGGTGTTCAGGCGAACCAGTTCCTGATTATTGACAATGAACGGGCGGCAGTACTGGATCCAGGCGGTGACCTGACCTATGTACCATTAACGATGGAACTAAATAAATATACCCGTCTGACCAACCTGGATTATGTCATGGCATCTCACCAGGACCCTGACATTATCACTTCCATGCCTCGCTGGCTTGTTTATACAGAAGCTAAAATCGTGGCTTCCAAGCTGTGGGCACGTTTCTTACCGCATCTGAATTCAGCTTTTATGAGTGACCGCATGAAAGGCAGCTGGCTGGAGCGTCTGATTGAACTTAAAGATGGTGGTCAGAGAATTCCTTTAGGTGAATCTTATATTGTTGCCGTACCTGCTCACTTCCTGCATTCAGTCGGTAATTTCCAGTTTTATGATCCAGTTGCAAAGATTCTGTTCTCAGGTGACATGGGAGCATCCATCGTGGATGATGCTTCGACACCTCTGGAAGACTTTGAATCGCATATTCCAAAAATGCGTGGTTTCCATCAGCGTTACATGTGCAACAATAAAATTATCCGTCTATGGGTGAGTATGGTTCGCAGCATGGATGTAGAGATGATTGTTCCTCAGCACGGTAATGCGTTTATTGGTCAGGAAAAAATAAACCAGTTCCTGGACTGGGTGGAAACTCTGCAGTGTGGTACAGATCTGATGGACGAATCTGTTTTCACCTGCCCAGAGTAA